The following coding sequences are from one Dreissena polymorpha isolate Duluth1 chromosome 8, UMN_Dpol_1.0, whole genome shotgun sequence window:
- the LOC127842638 gene encoding uncharacterized protein LOC127842638 isoform X1 — protein sequence MRGYITEMPTVSFKNDTGSEVTVNLFGATVTSWKHEGEEFLFCSKQAVFDDKKAIRGGIPIVFPQFGPWDLGPQHGFARIKMWKQTSEAHHGDNGAVSMDFALEDDDETRKMWNKQFKLVYTVTLMQNTLETALTVHNTGDTEFDFTTLLHTYMRVEDIYQTSLHGLEGCTFSDKVNGGEHVEDRASIIINQNYDRVYVNVDGPVNICQDIQTLGTLRIERNNLPDVVVWNPWQEKAKAMADLADSEYVEMLCVEAGAVSSPVVLKSGEQKTFSQRLIICRGQQVTL from the exons a TGAGGGGCTACATTACTGAAATGCCAACAGTTTCATTCAAGAATGATACCGGATCGGAAGTCACAGTTAATCTGTTTG GTGCCACTGTTACCTCGTGGAAACATGAAGGAGAGGAATTCCTTTTCTGCAG CAAACAGGCAGTGTTTGATGACAAAAAGGCAATAAGAGGTGGAATTCCAATAGTGTTCC CACAATTTGGTCCATGGGATCTGGGCCCACAACACGGGTTTGCACGCATCAAGATGTGGAAGCAGACATCAGAGGCACATCAT GGTGACAACGGTGCAGTTAGCATGGATTTCGCATTAGAGGATGATGATGAAACTCGGAAAATGTGGAACAAACA GTTCAAACTTGTCTACACTGTTACGCTGATGCAAAATACGCTTGAAACAGCTTTAACTGTCCATAATACAG GGGACACAGAGTTTGACTTCACAACTCTGTTGCACACGTACATGCGGGTAGAGGACATCTACCAGACCAGCCTGCATGGTCTTGAGGGATGCACCTTCAGTGACAAGGTGAATGGTGGGGAACACGTGGAGGATAGGGCCAGCATCATCATCAATCAGAACTATGATAG GGTCTATGTCAATGTGGATGGCCCAGTGAATATATGCCAAGACATCCAAACACTAGGAACTCTGCGAATAGAGCGGAATAACCTTCCAGATGTTG TTGTGTGGAACCCATGGCAAGAGAAGGCCAAGGCAATGGCAGACCTTGCAGATTCTGAGTACGTGGAAATGTTGTGTGTTGAGGCTGGTGCAGTTAGCTCCCCTGTCGTGTTGAAGTCTGGAGAACAGAAAACATTCTCCCAACGGCTCATCATCTGTCGTGGTCAACAAGTTACTTTATAG
- the LOC127842638 gene encoding uncharacterized protein LOC127842638 isoform X2, producing MPTVSFKNDTGSEVTVNLFGATVTSWKHEGEEFLFCSKQAVFDDKKAIRGGIPIVFPQFGPWDLGPQHGFARIKMWKQTSEAHHGDNGAVSMDFALEDDDETRKMWNKQFKLVYTVTLMQNTLETALTVHNTGDTEFDFTTLLHTYMRVEDIYQTSLHGLEGCTFSDKVNGGEHVEDRASIIINQNYDRVYVNVDGPVNICQDIQTLGTLRIERNNLPDVVVWNPWQEKAKAMADLADSEYVEMLCVEAGAVSSPVVLKSGEQKTFSQRLIICRGQQVTL from the exons ATGCCAACAGTTTCATTCAAGAATGATACCGGATCGGAAGTCACAGTTAATCTGTTTG GTGCCACTGTTACCTCGTGGAAACATGAAGGAGAGGAATTCCTTTTCTGCAG CAAACAGGCAGTGTTTGATGACAAAAAGGCAATAAGAGGTGGAATTCCAATAGTGTTCC CACAATTTGGTCCATGGGATCTGGGCCCACAACACGGGTTTGCACGCATCAAGATGTGGAAGCAGACATCAGAGGCACATCAT GGTGACAACGGTGCAGTTAGCATGGATTTCGCATTAGAGGATGATGATGAAACTCGGAAAATGTGGAACAAACA GTTCAAACTTGTCTACACTGTTACGCTGATGCAAAATACGCTTGAAACAGCTTTAACTGTCCATAATACAG GGGACACAGAGTTTGACTTCACAACTCTGTTGCACACGTACATGCGGGTAGAGGACATCTACCAGACCAGCCTGCATGGTCTTGAGGGATGCACCTTCAGTGACAAGGTGAATGGTGGGGAACACGTGGAGGATAGGGCCAGCATCATCATCAATCAGAACTATGATAG GGTCTATGTCAATGTGGATGGCCCAGTGAATATATGCCAAGACATCCAAACACTAGGAACTCTGCGAATAGAGCGGAATAACCTTCCAGATGTTG TTGTGTGGAACCCATGGCAAGAGAAGGCCAAGGCAATGGCAGACCTTGCAGATTCTGAGTACGTGGAAATGTTGTGTGTTGAGGCTGGTGCAGTTAGCTCCCCTGTCGTGTTGAAGTCTGGAGAACAGAAAACATTCTCCCAACGGCTCATCATCTGTCGTGGTCAACAAGTTACTTTATAG